From a region of the Qipengyuania spongiae genome:
- a CDS encoding alpha-E domain-containing protein: protein MLGRTANALFWMFRYLERAENTARLLDAGLRMALTRDLVTAEEEWRSVIATAGLRRNYEARHGSYTGMQAWNFMLREKDNPQSVLAMFGQVRDNARQSRNAVSGELWEAINDSWIQIKDILAKPVPEQRVGEVVAMIRQAGTLAHGAIGGSMLRDQGYHFARAGTFIERADSTARILDIKYYLLLPSLSYVGSSLDAGQWDTVLRSVSGDRAYRWLNAGQIDAKGIVEFLVLDGRFPRSLAYCHSALRDQLASLARIHGREGQSDALMRDADTRLADVTIDMVFEKGLHEFILEFISTNAAIAQAISDDYRFLA, encoded by the coding sequence TTGCTAGGCAGGACTGCCAACGCCCTGTTCTGGATGTTCCGTTATCTCGAACGGGCCGAAAACACCGCGCGCCTTCTCGATGCGGGGCTGCGCATGGCGCTGACCCGCGATCTCGTCACGGCGGAGGAAGAATGGCGCTCGGTCATCGCGACCGCGGGCCTGCGCCGCAATTACGAGGCCCGGCACGGCAGCTACACCGGGATGCAGGCGTGGAACTTCATGCTGCGCGAAAAGGACAATCCCCAAAGCGTGCTCGCCATGTTCGGACAGGTGCGCGACAATGCCCGCCAGTCCCGCAACGCTGTAAGTGGCGAGCTCTGGGAAGCGATCAACGACAGCTGGATTCAGATCAAGGACATCCTCGCAAAGCCGGTGCCCGAGCAGCGGGTGGGCGAGGTGGTCGCGATGATCCGGCAGGCCGGTACGCTCGCCCATGGCGCGATCGGTGGATCGATGCTGCGCGATCAGGGCTATCATTTCGCGCGTGCGGGCACTTTCATCGAGCGCGCCGACAGCACCGCGCGCATTCTCGACATCAAATATTATCTGCTTCTGCCTTCGCTCTCCTATGTCGGTTCCAGCCTGGATGCCGGGCAGTGGGATACGGTGCTGCGTTCGGTTTCGGGGGACCGTGCCTATCGCTGGCTGAATGCGGGGCAGATCGATGCGAAGGGTATCGTCGAGTTCCTCGTCCTCGACGGCCGTTTTCCCCGCAGTCTTGCCTATTGCCATTCCGCGCTGCGCGACCAGCTCGCCTCGCTGGCCCGCATTCACGGGCGCGAGGGACAAAGCGACGCTTTGATGCGCGACGCCGACACACGGCTCGCCGACGTCACCATAGACATGGTTTTCGAAAAGGGACTGCACGAGTTCATACTCGAATTCATCTCGACCAATGCCGCGATCGCTCAGGCGATCTCGGACGATTACAGGTTTCTCGCCTAA
- a CDS encoding transglutaminase family protein codes for MRLAIRHTTRYSFEKPVVHALQRLRLTPKETQGQEILDWTMEYENAHTELNYDDQHHNTITLVGVEPGATEVVVTCRGTVDTHDFAGVIGKHAGHLPLWTFQGQTPLTTPGAGMKALARDVREEGLQPLEMLHRLSALILERVEYRIGTTQVDTTAEAALAQAKGVCQDHAHIFIGAARLLHVPARYVSGYLMMDDRIDQEATHGWAEAHVEGLGWVGFDISNGISPDQRYVRVATGRDYRDAAPITGISFGTTTQALEVAVAVEQRQVQQ; via the coding sequence ATGCGCCTCGCGATCCGCCATACGACCCGGTATTCCTTCGAAAAGCCGGTGGTCCACGCGCTCCAGCGGCTTCGGCTCACGCCCAAGGAAACGCAGGGGCAGGAAATTCTCGACTGGACGATGGAGTACGAGAACGCTCACACCGAGCTGAATTACGACGATCAGCATCACAACACGATCACGCTGGTCGGCGTGGAGCCCGGCGCGACCGAGGTTGTGGTGACTTGCCGCGGCACGGTCGACACGCATGATTTCGCCGGAGTCATCGGCAAGCATGCCGGCCACCTGCCGCTCTGGACCTTCCAGGGCCAGACGCCGCTCACCACTCCGGGTGCGGGGATGAAAGCCCTGGCACGGGACGTTCGGGAGGAGGGCCTGCAACCTCTGGAAATGCTGCACCGCCTTTCGGCACTGATACTCGAGAGGGTGGAATATCGCATCGGCACGACGCAGGTCGATACGACCGCCGAAGCTGCGCTGGCACAGGCCAAGGGCGTGTGTCAGGATCATGCGCATATCTTCATCGGCGCCGCGCGCCTGCTCCATGTGCCCGCGCGCTACGTCAGCGGCTATCTGATGATGGACGATCGCATAGATCAAGAAGCGACTCATGGCTGGGCCGAAGCGCATGTCGAAGGGCTCGGCTGGGTCGGCTTCGACATTTCGAACGGTATCAGCCCCGACCAGCGTTACGTCCGCGTCGCGACCGGGCGGGATTATCGCGACGCCGCGCCTATCACCGGGATCAGCTTCGGCACCACGACGCAGGCTCTCGAAGTCGCCGTGGCGGTGGAGCAGCGACAGGTACAACAGTAA
- a CDS encoding proteasome-type protease, translating to MTYCVGMLVDRGLVLMSDTRTNSGVDNISVFRKMFTWQVPGERIITLLTAGNLASTQSVVSLLEERTKAPEERDNTLLTSPTMFQVASEIGSLLREIIATRQEANGIRGRDRFTASIIVAGQIRGMEPRLFLIYPEGNFIEAGRDTPFFQIGETKYGRPIIIRGYDPTMSLEDAAKLLMVSFDSTLKANLSVGLPLDLMVIERDTFEAGHERRIAHDDSYFQAISSSWGDALKEAFHSLPDYSFYQGD from the coding sequence ATGACCTATTGCGTCGGCATGCTCGTCGATCGCGGCCTCGTCCTCATGAGCGACACGCGGACCAATTCCGGTGTCGACAATATTTCGGTGTTCCGCAAGATGTTCACCTGGCAGGTCCCCGGCGAACGGATCATCACTCTTCTCACTGCGGGAAACCTCGCCAGCACCCAGTCCGTGGTGAGCCTGCTGGAGGAACGGACCAAGGCACCGGAGGAGCGGGACAACACGCTTCTGACCTCGCCCACCATGTTTCAGGTCGCCAGCGAAATCGGATCGTTGCTGCGCGAGATCATCGCCACTAGACAGGAAGCGAACGGCATTCGCGGAAGAGACCGCTTCACCGCATCGATCATCGTCGCCGGCCAGATCCGCGGAATGGAGCCGCGGCTGTTTCTAATCTACCCGGAAGGCAATTTCATCGAAGCGGGCAGGGACACGCCGTTTTTCCAGATCGGCGAAACCAAATATGGCCGCCCGATCATCATCCGCGGTTACGATCCGACGATGAGTCTCGAAGATGCGGCGAAATTACTGATGGTGTCGTTCGATTCGACACTGAAGGCAAATCTGTCGGTCGGTCTGCCGCTCGACCTCATGGTCATCGAGCGGGACACGTTCGAGGCCGGGCACGAACGGCGGATCGCGCATGACGACAGCTATTTTCAGGCGATCTCGTCCAGCTGGGGGGATGCTCTGAAGGAGGCGTTCCACTCCTTGCCAGATTACAGCTTCTACCAAGGCGACTGA
- a CDS encoding response regulator transcription factor, producing the protein MSIGCHAEIYEGPDEFADRPPRRGLILCRDDDTSGGVEMAAAAISRLGIWLPIVGTAYEPDPVAVVQAMKQGALGFVGLPLRRAQLLETLQAVQKEVERSGAERQRAVDARMRMDCLTAREREVLDLLTEGSSNKGIARELGISPRTVEIHRANMMHKLGASHAAEAVRCRIEATMAGPGIGSRN; encoded by the coding sequence ATGAGCATCGGTTGTCACGCCGAAATTTACGAGGGTCCTGACGAATTCGCGGATCGCCCGCCCCGTCGCGGGCTGATCCTGTGCCGGGACGACGACACTTCGGGCGGCGTCGAAATGGCCGCCGCCGCGATCTCGCGGCTGGGCATTTGGCTACCCATCGTGGGTACCGCATACGAACCCGATCCTGTCGCTGTGGTCCAGGCCATGAAGCAGGGCGCCCTGGGCTTCGTTGGCTTGCCCTTGCGACGCGCTCAGCTTCTCGAGACTCTGCAGGCGGTGCAGAAGGAAGTCGAACGAAGCGGAGCCGAGCGCCAGCGCGCGGTCGACGCGAGAATGCGAATGGACTGCCTGACCGCGCGGGAGCGCGAAGTGCTTGACCTCCTTACGGAAGGATCGAGCAACAAGGGCATTGCGCGCGAACTTGGCATCAGCCCCCGCACCGTAGAAATTCATCGCGCCAACATGATGCACAAGCTCGGCGCTTCGCATGCTGCGGAGGCGGTGCGCTGCCGGATCGAGGCCACAATGGCCGGGCCCGGAATCGGATCGCGGAATTGA
- a CDS encoding extensin family protein has product MRALGLFLLAFALSGCGAVPDFRRDSRVGPRAAPRIPAVDRAGENTCLVRLSANGTNFSPLPDKYYGGGCQAVGSVQISGLGGDAGSFAVSNIGPVTCPLADRFAGWARYGVDRAARQILGSPLARVETMGSYSCRNVAGTTRRSAHSRAEAIDIGGFVLADGRRISVKEDWDGGSRAERDFLRVVHTSACKRFGTVLGPQYNAAHRDHFHLEQGDGSFCR; this is encoded by the coding sequence ATGAGAGCCCTCGGTCTTTTCCTGCTCGCTTTCGCCCTGTCGGGTTGCGGCGCCGTTCCCGACTTCCGCCGGGATTCGCGGGTCGGGCCACGCGCGGCCCCCCGCATTCCCGCGGTCGACCGTGCGGGGGAGAACACCTGCCTCGTCCGGCTGAGCGCGAACGGCACGAACTTCTCGCCTCTTCCGGACAAATACTACGGCGGTGGATGCCAAGCGGTGGGCAGCGTTCAGATCAGCGGGTTGGGCGGCGATGCGGGCAGCTTTGCGGTTTCCAACATCGGACCGGTGACCTGCCCGCTCGCGGACCGGTTCGCCGGCTGGGCCCGCTACGGCGTCGACCGGGCGGCGCGGCAAATCCTCGGCAGCCCGCTTGCGCGGGTCGAGACGATGGGCAGCTATTCCTGTCGCAACGTCGCGGGGACCACCCGCCGCTCGGCCCATTCTCGGGCCGAGGCAATCGACATCGGCGGGTTTGTGCTGGCTGACGGGCGGCGCATTTCGGTAAAGGAAGACTGGGACGGCGGCAGCCGCGCCGAACGCGATTTTCTCCGCGTAGTTCACACCAGCGCCTGCAAGCGCTTCGGCACGGTGCTCGGTCCCCAGTACAATGCCGCGCATCGCGACCATTTCCATCTGGAACAGGGGGACGGCAGCTTCTGCCGCTAG
- a CDS encoding alpha/beta hydrolase, whose product MIRAILLTVATAALANGGMAMAREVTIERSELAGPLAGTFEGETNSGRPGVVIVPGSGPTDRDGNSPLGVKAQPYRLLAAALVEEGIASIRIDKRGMFGSEAAIANANEVTIGDYAEDTLAWAAKMRSETRADCAWLLGHSEGGLVVLDAAKRDPAGLCGVILVSSLGRRPGEVIKEQLAANGAAPLMDEIERHIATLERGERIEGEIHPGLAPLFGPQLQTFMASFLSRDPAVDIAVIDLPVLIVQGSEDLQVRDADAEALAVARPDATLVSIEGMNHVLKSVPHGDRAANLASYGDPGLPLADGVAEAIAGFVAEHTPAQ is encoded by the coding sequence ATGATACGAGCAATCCTTCTGACCGTGGCCACCGCAGCGTTGGCGAATGGGGGCATGGCGATGGCGCGCGAGGTCACGATCGAGCGGAGCGAACTCGCCGGTCCGCTTGCGGGCACGTTCGAGGGCGAAACGAATTCGGGGAGGCCGGGCGTGGTGATCGTTCCGGGTTCGGGGCCGACGGACCGCGACGGCAATAGCCCGCTCGGCGTGAAAGCGCAGCCCTACCGCCTGCTCGCGGCCGCGTTGGTCGAAGAGGGGATCGCGTCCATCCGCATCGACAAGCGGGGCATGTTCGGGAGCGAGGCGGCGATCGCCAACGCCAACGAGGTGACGATCGGCGACTATGCGGAGGACACGCTCGCCTGGGCCGCGAAGATGCGCTCCGAGACCCGCGCGGACTGTGCCTGGTTGCTCGGCCATAGCGAGGGCGGGCTGGTCGTTCTCGACGCTGCAAAACGCGATCCGGCGGGCCTTTGCGGGGTGATCCTCGTCTCCTCTCTCGGCCGCCGGCCGGGCGAGGTCATCAAGGAGCAGCTCGCGGCCAACGGTGCCGCTCCGCTGATGGACGAGATCGAGCGTCATATCGCCACGCTCGAGAGAGGCGAGCGGATCGAGGGCGAGATCCATCCGGGCCTCGCGCCGCTGTTCGGGCCGCAGCTCCAGACCTTCATGGCGAGCTTTCTGTCCCGCGATCCGGCGGTCGATATCGCCGTCATCGATCTGCCCGTCCTGATCGTGCAGGGCAGTGAGGATCTGCAAGTGCGCGATGCCGACGCCGAAGCGCTCGCCGTTGCCCGACCCGATGCGACGCTGGTGTCGATCGAGGGCATGAACCACGTCCTCAAATCCGTGCCCCACGGCGACCGGGCCGCCAATCTGGCGAGCTATGGCGACCCCGGCCTGCCTCTGGCTGACGGCGTTGCCGAGGCAATCGCCGGTTTCGTCGCCGAGCATACGCCGGCTCAGTAG
- a CDS encoding gamma-glutamyltransferase family protein, producing the protein MRVAIAAALMAMAGTPLAAQDAGSEGTAQLPPVEDQIGAGGRPVGANWSRSPVKAQHGMAATAHPLATQVALDILKAGGSAVDAAIAANAALGLMEPTGNGIGGDLFAIVWDPATQQLHGINGSGRSPRGQTLAQLREKLGDADALPAYGPLPITVPGTVDAWFTLHERFGKLPMATNLAPAVRYAREGHPVAPVIAMYLDRSLRAYSAREDQFDFTNARKVWFADGSAPEAGEIFRNPDLANTLETIGREGRDAFYDGPLTDIMVGYLQRQGSAFTKADFAAHESTWVEPACASYRDGFELCELPPNSQGFAALQMVNILKNVDLAQWERGSPEAMHYLTEAKRIAYEDVARFYADPDFAAFPMELLSDEYGRERFALIDPARANTQLAPGEPKLEGEGDTTYMTVVDGNGMMVSLIQSNYRGMGGGLVPDGLGFMFQDRGELYSLDPEHPNAYAPGKRPFQTIIPAFVKKDGAPYMTLGLMGGGMQPQGHVQVLVNIVDYGMNLQEAGDAARFNHDGGPQPTETLAGPFADPMGTLYVEPGIPAATVERLRAMGHKVEVVDNGIMFGGYQAIARDPETGVLTGATEMRKDGQAAGY; encoded by the coding sequence ATGCGGGTCGCGATAGCAGCAGCACTGATGGCCATGGCGGGAACGCCGCTGGCGGCGCAGGACGCCGGTTCGGAAGGCACGGCGCAGCTTCCGCCGGTCGAGGACCAGATCGGCGCGGGGGGCCGCCCCGTCGGCGCGAACTGGAGCCGCAGCCCGGTGAAGGCGCAGCACGGCATGGCGGCGACCGCCCACCCGCTGGCCACGCAGGTCGCGCTCGACATCCTCAAGGCGGGCGGCAGCGCGGTCGACGCGGCGATTGCCGCCAATGCCGCGCTCGGCCTGATGGAGCCGACCGGCAACGGCATCGGCGGCGACCTCTTCGCCATTGTCTGGGATCCGGCGACGCAGCAGCTCCACGGTATCAACGGATCGGGCCGCAGCCCCCGAGGTCAGACGCTGGCGCAGCTGCGCGAGAAGCTTGGCGATGCCGATGCCCTTCCCGCCTATGGTCCGCTGCCGATCACCGTGCCGGGTACGGTCGATGCCTGGTTCACCCTGCACGAGCGGTTCGGCAAACTGCCGATGGCGACCAACCTTGCCCCGGCCGTGCGCTATGCCCGCGAGGGCCATCCGGTCGCGCCGGTGATCGCCATGTATCTCGACCGCTCGCTGCGTGCCTACTCCGCGCGCGAGGATCAGTTCGACTTCACCAATGCGCGCAAGGTCTGGTTCGCCGACGGCAGCGCGCCCGAGGCGGGCGAGATCTTCCGCAATCCGGACCTCGCCAATACGCTCGAGACGATCGGCCGCGAAGGCCGTGACGCCTTCTACGACGGACCTTTGACCGATATCATGGTTGGCTATCTGCAACGCCAGGGCAGCGCCTTCACGAAGGCGGACTTCGCCGCCCACGAAAGCACTTGGGTCGAACCGGCCTGCGCTTCCTACCGCGACGGTTTCGAGCTGTGCGAACTGCCGCCCAACAGCCAGGGCTTCGCCGCCTTGCAGATGGTCAACATCCTCAAGAACGTCGATCTGGCGCAGTGGGAGCGCGGCAGCCCCGAGGCGATGCACTACCTCACCGAAGCCAAGCGCATCGCCTACGAGGATGTCGCCCGCTTCTACGCCGATCCCGACTTCGCGGCCTTTCCAATGGAACTGCTGAGCGATGAATACGGCCGCGAACGCTTCGCGCTGATCGACCCGGCACGCGCCAACACCCAGCTCGCGCCGGGCGAGCCCAAGCTGGAGGGCGAAGGCGACACCACCTACATGACGGTGGTCGACGGCAACGGGATGATGGTCAGCCTCATCCAGTCGAACTATCGCGGCATGGGCGGCGGGCTGGTGCCCGACGGGCTCGGCTTCATGTTCCAGGATCGCGGCGAGCTCTACAGCCTCGATCCCGAACATCCCAATGCCTACGCGCCGGGCAAGCGGCCCTTCCAGACCATCATTCCCGCCTTCGTGAAGAAAGACGGCGCGCCTTACATGACGCTCGGCCTCATGGGCGGCGGGATGCAGCCGCAGGGCCATGTGCAGGTGCTCGTCAACATCGTCGACTATGGCATGAACCTGCAGGAAGCGGGCGATGCGGCGCGATTCAACCACGATGGCGGGCCGCAGCCGACCGAGACGCTGGCCGGGCCCTTCGCCGATCCCATGGGCACGCTCTATGTCGAACCGGGCATCCCGGCCGCGACGGTCGAGCGGCTGCGCGCCATGGGCCACAAGGTCGAGGTGGTGGACAACGGCATCATGTTCGGCGGCTATCAGGCGATTGCCCGCGATCCCGAGACCGGCGTCCTCACCGGCGCGACCGAAATGCGCAAGGACGGGCAGGCGGCCGGCTACTGA
- the putP gene encoding sodium/proline symporter PutP — MHTGTLITLAFYFLLMIGIGLFAWKRSTDTSEGYLLAGRNLSPGVAALSAGASDMSGWLLLGLPGALYASGLVEAWIGIGLFFGAVANWIIVAPRLRAQTEALGNALTIPEFLANRFPERAVALRVVSAVVIVAFFTVYTAAGLVGGGKLFQTAFADLLPAGGMSDYMMGIWITAGVVLAYTMVGGFLAVSLTDFVQGCIMVVALILMPLVVMFGPGGAAGDSILAVNAAQPGFLSFTSGLTGLGFISAVTWGLGYFGQPHIIVRFMALRSVEDVPAARNIGLIWMAVSIVGALGVGLAGRAYADRNGLVLEDPETIFIVLSDLLFHPLVTGFLFAALLAAIMSTISSQLLVSSSSLTEDFYRLFFRKSASEREAVNVGRICVALVALAAIAIAQDPNSEVLGLVANAWAGFGAAFGPLIILALTWDRMTGAGAVAGLVTGAAVVAAWIALGWNTNFIGGQGLYEIVPGFIASWAAIVLVSKATRASLSYSPARR, encoded by the coding sequence ATGCACACCGGAACACTGATCACACTCGCTTTCTATTTCCTCCTGATGATCGGCATCGGCCTGTTCGCGTGGAAGCGTTCGACCGACACCAGCGAGGGCTATCTGCTGGCCGGGCGCAACCTCTCGCCGGGCGTTGCGGCGCTGTCGGCCGGGGCCTCCGACATGTCGGGCTGGCTGCTGCTCGGCCTGCCCGGCGCGCTCTACGCGAGCGGACTGGTCGAGGCTTGGATCGGCATCGGCCTGTTCTTCGGCGCGGTAGCCAACTGGATCATCGTCGCTCCCCGCCTGCGCGCCCAGACGGAAGCGCTGGGCAATGCGCTGACGATCCCCGAATTCCTCGCCAACCGCTTCCCCGAACGGGCGGTGGCGCTGCGCGTGGTCAGCGCGGTTGTGATCGTGGCCTTCTTCACCGTCTATACCGCCGCGGGCCTCGTCGGCGGGGGCAAGCTGTTCCAGACCGCCTTTGCCGACCTGCTGCCTGCCGGCGGGATGAGCGATTACATGATGGGCATCTGGATCACGGCCGGCGTGGTGCTTGCCTACACGATGGTCGGCGGATTCCTCGCCGTCAGCCTGACCGATTTCGTGCAAGGGTGCATCATGGTGGTCGCATTGATCCTGATGCCGCTGGTGGTGATGTTCGGCCCCGGGGGCGCGGCGGGCGACAGCATCCTCGCGGTCAATGCGGCACAGCCCGGTTTCCTCAGTTTCACCAGCGGGCTGACCGGTCTCGGCTTCATCAGCGCGGTGACCTGGGGGCTCGGCTATTTCGGTCAGCCGCATATCATCGTGCGTTTCATGGCGCTGCGCTCGGTCGAGGACGTCCCCGCCGCGCGCAATATCGGGCTGATCTGGATGGCGGTCTCGATCGTGGGCGCGCTGGGTGTTGGCCTTGCCGGCCGCGCCTATGCCGATCGCAACGGGCTGGTGCTTGAGGATCCGGAAACGATCTTCATCGTGCTGTCCGATCTCCTGTTCCACCCGCTCGTCACCGGGTTCCTGTTCGCCGCGCTGCTGGCCGCGATCATGTCGACGATCTCCTCGCAACTCCTCGTTTCCTCGAGTTCGCTGACCGAGGATTTCTACCGCCTGTTCTTCCGCAAGAGCGCCAGCGAGCGCGAGGCGGTGAATGTCGGCCGGATCTGCGTGGCGCTGGTCGCGCTCGCCGCCATCGCCATCGCGCAGGACCCGAACAGTGAAGTGCTCGGCCTCGTCGCCAATGCCTGGGCCGGGTTCGGCGCGGCGTTCGGCCCGCTCATCATTCTCGCGCTCACCTGGGACCGGATGACCGGCGCGGGCGCGGTGGCGGGTCTCGTCACCGGCGCGGCGGTGGTCGCAGCCTGGATCGCGCTCGGCTGGAACACGAACTTCATCGGCGGACAGGGGCTCTACGAGATCGTGCCCGGCTTCATCGCCTCGTGGGCAGCGATCGTCCTGGTCAGCAAGGCGACCAGAGCTTCGCTTTCCTACTCGCCCGCGAGGAGGTAA
- a CDS encoding SDR family NAD(P)-dependent oxidoreductase — protein MEDNLQRFAGKTVIVTGSSSGIGEGIAKRFASEGANVVLNSRSREDLEKVAADLDDDRTLIVEGDVGEVDFARTIITKTIERFGALDVLVNNAGIGIPGPLVDAEDDDIDSIFEINVKGLIRMCRAAIPHLVESGGSIVNTSSVSGLGGDWTMPLYCASKGAVSNFTRALALQLGEQGVRVNAVCPSMTRSDMTNGMADNQDLMDAFNRRMPLGAPAEPEEVAAVVAFLASRDARHVTGVNLPVDGGVNASNGQPNFGAFK, from the coding sequence ATGGAAGACAATCTCCAGCGCTTCGCCGGAAAGACCGTGATCGTCACCGGCTCGTCGAGCGGGATCGGCGAGGGGATCGCGAAGCGCTTCGCCAGCGAGGGCGCCAATGTCGTTCTCAATTCGCGCAGCCGGGAGGACCTGGAAAAGGTCGCCGCCGATCTCGATGATGATCGCACTCTCATCGTCGAGGGCGACGTGGGCGAAGTGGATTTTGCCCGGACGATCATCACTAAAACGATCGAGCGGTTCGGCGCGCTGGACGTGCTCGTCAACAATGCCGGCATCGGCATTCCCGGCCCGCTGGTCGATGCGGAGGACGACGACATTGACAGCATCTTCGAGATCAATGTGAAGGGCCTCATCCGCATGTGCCGCGCGGCGATCCCGCATCTGGTCGAGAGCGGCGGGTCGATCGTCAACACCTCCAGCGTTTCGGGGCTGGGCGGCGACTGGACGATGCCGCTCTACTGCGCGAGTAAGGGCGCGGTCAGCAATTTCACCCGCGCGTTGGCTTTGCAACTGGGCGAACAGGGCGTGCGGGTGAATGCGGTCTGCCCGTCGATGACCCGGTCGGACATGACCAACGGCATGGCGGACAACCAGGATCTGATGGACGCCTTCAACCGCCGGATGCCTCTCGGTGCCCCGGCCGAACCGGAGGAGGTGGCGGCGGTCGTCGCCTTTCTGGCCAGCAGGGACGCACGCCACGTCACCGGGGTCAACCTGCCGGTCGACGGCGGGGTGAACGCGAGCAACGGGCAGCCCAATTTCGGCGCGTTCAAGTGA
- a CDS encoding outer membrane protein has protein sequence MRKLTIAAAIAAGSALSAPAMAQTTTPSDHFNGPYIQGSISLDQNGSRAGDRLVFDGNGDGAFGDVVRTTTGADAFSPGFCNGNAIGPRAAQGCRDDNNDFGYGVRLGYDSRIGGGDFVVGALVEGWKSESIDYTTGFSTTPASYTIARQLDHAVSARGRLGYSPGDGRGLFYVTGGASYGDIDQQFFTSNGANAFTPTDDEWEFGWQAGGGAELIVLDNVSLGIEYLYSRYDDDSYSVNVSQGTAPATNPFLIGGAGTTDLRNSNSSFDLHSFRATVGFHF, from the coding sequence ATGAGAAAGCTTACCATCGCTGCGGCGATCGCCGCCGGCAGCGCTCTTTCCGCGCCTGCAATGGCTCAGACGACGACGCCGTCCGACCATTTCAACGGCCCGTACATCCAGGGCAGCATCTCGCTTGACCAGAATGGCAGCCGCGCCGGCGACCGCCTTGTGTTCGACGGCAATGGCGACGGGGCTTTCGGTGACGTGGTTCGCACCACGACCGGTGCCGACGCGTTCTCGCCCGGTTTCTGCAACGGCAATGCGATCGGTCCGCGTGCCGCTCAGGGCTGCCGGGACGACAACAACGATTTCGGCTACGGCGTGCGCCTCGGCTACGATAGCCGTATCGGTGGTGGCGATTTCGTGGTCGGCGCTCTTGTCGAGGGCTGGAAGTCGGAATCGATCGACTACACGACCGGTTTCAGCACCACGCCGGCAAGCTACACCATTGCCCGCCAGCTCGACCATGCAGTTTCGGCTCGTGGCCGCCTTGGCTATTCGCCGGGTGACGGCCGTGGCCTGTTCTACGTGACCGGTGGTGCCAGCTATGGCGACATCGATCAGCAGTTCTTCACCTCGAACGGTGCCAACGCCTTCACGCCGACCGACGACGAGTGGGAATTCGGCTGGCAGGCCGGTGGCGGTGCCGAGCTGATAGTGCTCGACAACGTCTCGCTCGGCATCGAATATCTCTATTCGCGCTACGACGACGACAGCTACTCGGTGAACGTGTCGCAGGGCACTGCCCCGGCGACCAACCCGTTCCTGATCGGCGGCGCGGGCACGACCGATCTGCGGAATTCGAACAGCAGTTTCGATCTCCACTCGTTTCGCGCGACCGTCGGCTTCCACTTCTAA